In a single window of the Cucumis melo cultivar AY chromosome 11, USDA_Cmelo_AY_1.0, whole genome shotgun sequence genome:
- the LOC103497335 gene encoding probable BOI-related E3 ubiquitin-protein ligase 3, with translation MAIQLQLHSRDFGIHSTTAPPPPSSSSDHQFHQLCHLLNHHHLLLQPREDHHAAQISGNNNDHLLLLQQYCLTQSDLHQSLSSFVSEMPSDHIDRFIRLQSERFRLLLQQKINQQIGVLLNQIETRTRVLFQQKDEEIACANMRRIHLEQLLTRLQMENQERKKSVQENQAMVASLSRALNQIREKVSLCANDAESNNNNNNYRNGEDDAIDYGKTKKKKKKMMICKICNSRVSCVLLLPCRHLCSCKPCESTLDFCPVCNTTKKASIEAVIF, from the exons ATGGCTATTCAATTGCAGTTACACAGCCGGGATTTTGGCATCCATTCTACTActgctcctcctcctccttcttcttcttctgatcATCAGTTTCATCAATTATGTCATCTTCttaatcatcatcatcttcttcttcaaccacGAGAAGATCATCATGCTGCTCAAATATCCGGTAATAATAATGATCATCTTCTACTATTGCAGCAGTACTGTTTGACTCAGTCTGATCTTCATCAATCTCTCAGTTCTTTCGTCTCTGAAATGCCTAGCGATCACATCGATCGATTCATTCGATTACAG AGTGAGAGATTTAGATTACTTCTACAACAAAAGATTAATCAACAAATCGGAGTGTTATTGAACCAGATCGAAACAAGAACGCGCGTTCTGTTTCAGCAGAAGGATGAAGAGATCGCTTGTGCGAATATGAGAAGAATTCATCTAGAACAATTATTGACGAGATTACAAATGGAGAATCAAGAACGGAAGAAATCCGTACAAGAGAATCAAGCAATGGTAGCCTCGCTTAGTCGCGCACTCAATCAAATCAGAGAAAAAGTTTCATTATGCGCGAACGACGCTGAATcgaacaacaataacaacaactaCAGAAACGGAGAAGACGACGCCATTGATTACGGAAAAacgaagaaaaagaagaagaaaatgatgatTTGTAAAATCTGCAACTCTCGAGTTTCGTGCGTTCTGTTGTTGCCTTGCAGGCACCTCTGTTCGTGTAAGCCATGCGAGAGTACTCTCGATTTTTGCCCCGTTTGCAACACGACGAAGAAAGCCAGCATCGAGGCTGTGATTTTCTAG